In a single window of the Natronosalvus caseinilyticus genome:
- a CDS encoding ABC transporter ATP-binding protein yields the protein MTEPLLSVENLHTCFDTYEGTVHAVNGVSFDVDKGEILGIVGESGSGKSVTALSTMRLEDPGRIAAGSIRFRDTELTTADDREIRRIRGDGLSMVFQDPMTTLNPVFTVGEQIVESLKIHDDPTSQTLREYLRVPLLHDRSDWREKRARVVDLMEEVGIPNPAERLDAYPHEFSGGMRQRAMLAIALASEPDLLIADEPTTALDVTIQAQILRIIARLRDERDMSVVMITHDLGVVADICDRVVVMYGGEVMESGPVEEILQEPKHPYTQALLECMPQETARKERLETIKGQVPDQLGDVTGCPFASRCDYAREACRSGPMPTIDCGEDHRAKCCEIRRVNDDPTLASTLDAEGEQ from the coding sequence ATGACAGAACCACTGCTCTCGGTCGAAAATTTACACACCTGCTTCGATACGTACGAAGGAACCGTTCACGCCGTCAACGGCGTGAGTTTCGACGTCGACAAGGGAGAGATCCTCGGCATCGTCGGCGAGAGCGGAAGCGGGAAATCCGTCACCGCGCTCTCGACGATGCGACTCGAGGACCCCGGACGAATCGCCGCTGGGTCAATACGGTTCAGAGACACCGAATTGACGACGGCCGACGACCGCGAGATCCGCCGGATCCGCGGTGACGGTCTCTCGATGGTGTTTCAGGATCCGATGACGACGCTCAATCCGGTCTTTACGGTCGGCGAACAGATCGTCGAATCGCTAAAGATCCACGATGACCCGACATCGCAGACGCTTCGAGAATACCTTCGTGTGCCGCTCTTACACGACCGCTCGGACTGGCGAGAAAAGCGCGCGCGGGTCGTCGACCTGATGGAAGAGGTCGGCATTCCAAACCCGGCCGAGCGACTCGATGCCTACCCCCACGAGTTCTCCGGTGGGATGCGCCAACGAGCGATGCTCGCCATCGCGCTCGCGAGCGAACCTGATCTGCTGATCGCCGACGAACCGACGACGGCCCTCGACGTCACAATTCAGGCGCAGATCCTTCGCATCATCGCCAGGCTCAGAGATGAACGTGACATGTCCGTCGTAATGATCACCCACGACCTTGGCGTCGTCGCCGACATCTGTGACCGTGTTGTCGTGATGTACGGCGGCGAGGTCATGGAGAGTGGACCGGTCGAAGAGATCCTGCAGGAACCGAAACACCCCTACACGCAGGCGTTACTCGAATGTATGCCCCAGGAAACCGCGCGGAAGGAGCGATTGGAGACGATCAAGGGGCAGGTTCCGGATCAACTCGGCGACGTCACGGGGTGTCCGTTCGCGTCTCGGTGTGACTATGCTCGCGAGGCGTGTCGGTCGGGACCGATGCCGACGATCGACTGCGGTGAGGATCACCGGGCGAAGTGCTGTGAAATTCGTCGGGTGAACGACGATCCCACGCTGGCCTCGAC
- the nikC gene encoding nickel transporter permease, producing MTDANLDERASFEGQTRRERIRSLYNSRKARQFRANTLNVVGLMIVLTILFSALLAPFLTPYEPAKQDLENRLESPSVDHPLGTDQLGRDILTRLLYGARISLRIGVAVVGISLAIGTAVGVTAGYAGGYVDEALMRFVDVLLAFPGLLLALVIAGILGPSLTNIMIALAVVGWTRYARVIRGSVLSVKEQEFVKASQLMGVGRLTIVGRHIVPNVIGPVVVLATIDMAGVILGTAGLSFLGLGAQPPTPEWGTMISEGRNYLQDAWWVVNFPGLAIMLAVLGFNLLGDGLRDVLDPRETDAVQNEGF from the coding sequence ATGACTGACGCAAACCTCGACGAACGCGCGTCGTTCGAAGGACAAACTCGCCGTGAGCGGATACGATCGCTGTACAACTCACGAAAGGCACGACAGTTTCGGGCGAATACGTTGAACGTCGTCGGGCTGATGATCGTTCTGACCATCCTCTTCAGCGCCCTGCTCGCCCCGTTTCTAACGCCGTACGAGCCGGCCAAACAGGACCTCGAGAACCGCCTCGAGTCCCCGTCGGTCGACCACCCGCTGGGGACCGACCAGCTCGGCCGTGACATCCTGACGCGATTGCTTTACGGTGCTCGCATCTCACTGCGAATTGGCGTCGCCGTCGTCGGTATCTCGCTGGCTATCGGTACGGCGGTGGGAGTGACGGCGGGGTACGCCGGCGGCTACGTGGACGAAGCGCTGATGCGGTTCGTCGACGTCCTGCTGGCGTTTCCGGGGCTATTGCTCGCGCTCGTCATCGCCGGCATCCTCGGGCCCAGTCTGACGAACATCATGATCGCGCTCGCCGTCGTCGGCTGGACCAGATACGCTCGCGTGATACGCGGCAGCGTACTCTCGGTCAAAGAACAAGAGTTCGTCAAGGCCAGCCAGTTGATGGGCGTCGGTCGTCTCACGATCGTCGGTCGCCACATCGTGCCGAACGTCATCGGCCCGGTGGTCGTCCTCGCGACGATCGACATGGCCGGCGTAATCCTCGGGACCGCCGGATTGTCGTTCCTGGGTCTCGGTGCTCAGCCGCCGACGCCCGAGTGGGGGACGATGATATCCGAAGGTCGAAACTACCTGCAGGACGCCTGGTGGGTCGTGAACTTCCCCGGCCTGGCGATCATGCTCGCGGTTCTCGGATTCAACTTGCTCGGTGACGGGCTTCGCGACGTCCTCGACCCCCGGGAGACGGACGCGGTACAGAACGAGGGATTCTAA
- the nikB gene encoding nickel ABC transporter permease, whose amino-acid sequence MWKFVLRRSVTSLFVLFGVSVLTFLMVFFTPGDPAETILRQQMGGRTPPDAAIEQFRIEQGLNDPILVQYGDWVANILQGDLGQSYHNDASVVQLIFENLWPTFELALAGLFVALVIAVPTGVISAVHKGGRLDYGSQLAALLGLSMPNFWLGYLLMLVFAIQLGVLPTSGYGTADQLVLPAITLGTGMAAIVTRLLRSSMLEVLDEEYIRTARSKGLRERIVVYKHALRNALIPVITIVGLQFGYLLNGAVIIEMVFQRPGLGRLLIDSIFARDYPIVQGLVLVIAVFFVVTNFLVDVTYRYVDPRISFEGASK is encoded by the coding sequence ATGTGGAAATTCGTTCTCAGACGGTCTGTAACGTCTCTGTTCGTCCTCTTCGGGGTGTCAGTCCTGACCTTCCTCATGGTGTTTTTCACGCCGGGGGACCCCGCGGAGACGATTCTCCGTCAGCAGATGGGCGGACGGACGCCACCGGATGCAGCGATCGAACAGTTTCGAATAGAACAAGGGCTGAACGATCCGATACTCGTTCAGTACGGAGACTGGGTCGCGAACATCCTGCAGGGGGACCTCGGCCAGTCCTACCACAACGACGCCTCGGTCGTCCAGTTGATTTTCGAAAACCTCTGGCCGACGTTCGAGCTGGCTCTCGCCGGACTGTTCGTCGCCCTCGTTATCGCCGTCCCGACGGGCGTCATCAGCGCCGTTCACAAGGGCGGTCGACTCGACTACGGGAGCCAACTTGCCGCGCTCCTCGGACTATCAATGCCGAACTTCTGGCTGGGTTACCTGCTCATGCTCGTCTTCGCGATTCAGTTGGGCGTGTTACCAACGTCCGGGTACGGCACGGCCGATCAACTCGTCTTGCCGGCGATCACGCTCGGTACTGGCATGGCGGCGATTGTCACCCGCCTGCTCCGGTCGTCCATGCTCGAGGTGCTCGACGAGGAGTACATCCGCACGGCGCGATCGAAGGGGTTGCGTGAGCGTATCGTGGTCTACAAACACGCCCTGCGCAACGCGCTCATCCCCGTGATCACGATCGTCGGGCTTCAGTTCGGGTATCTCCTCAATGGAGCCGTCATCATCGAGATGGTCTTTCAGCGACCAGGTCTCGGCCGACTGCTGATTGACTCGATCTTCGCCCGCGACTACCCGATCGTCCAGGGGCTCGTCCTCGTGATCGCGGTGTTCTTCGTCGTCACGAACTTCCTGGTCGACGTCACCTACCGGTACGTCGACCCCCGAATCTCGTTCGAAGGTGCATCCAAATGA
- a CDS encoding ABC transporter substrate-binding protein — translation MTRNTQLNDRRTVLKTLGGAGIVSLAGCLGGGSDDDNGNGNGNGDPDDQDRSEQLPSATIALNDDPTRDDWNLYGGVTPYWTNILEPLVWVSTDMELEPWLATDWEQVEDTVWEFSLREGVTFHNGEEMTADDVVFSFEGILEEWAWAPGWIHVESGDIVALDDYTVEFTTTDPFPTFPGTIAHNMVAIQHPDRDHESGTVIGTGPFQVDEIEKQQEVRTTAFEDYWNDEPVLEELTFRVIEDPNTRTLALENREIDLALAPPRTRVSSIEDDDSLYLERQNRPGAGYVGINLYKSPTDDADLRRALNHAVSQETIVETILEGVGEPARGPISPVIYWSAHDDIDGYEKDDDRASDLVSDSSYDGQELSILVANDMVDGREMAQVVQGAIDGIGVNSEIQALERAAYSEAVRNGEAHLILKESGSNSGDADYIIYEGFHSEGDVNQRLYGEDGTGLHNLGGEVDELIEQGFQTGDEEEKASAYKEAQQHIADQAVTIPLYYSEYIAAAHANIDGAELGAIPQFSRWTNLEHWE, via the coding sequence ATGACACGCAACACGCAATTGAACGATAGACGGACAGTACTGAAGACTCTGGGTGGCGCTGGTATCGTCTCCTTAGCAGGATGTCTTGGCGGCGGTTCGGACGACGACAACGGAAACGGGAACGGCAACGGTGACCCGGACGATCAGGACCGGAGTGAACAACTTCCAAGCGCGACGATAGCGCTGAACGACGACCCGACGAGAGACGACTGGAACCTCTACGGTGGCGTAACACCGTACTGGACAAACATCCTCGAACCACTCGTCTGGGTCTCGACGGATATGGAACTGGAACCGTGGCTCGCGACCGACTGGGAACAGGTCGAAGACACGGTCTGGGAGTTCTCGCTCCGCGAGGGCGTCACGTTCCACAACGGCGAGGAGATGACCGCCGACGATGTCGTCTTCTCGTTCGAGGGCATCCTCGAGGAGTGGGCATGGGCCCCTGGGTGGATCCACGTCGAGTCGGGTGACATCGTGGCGCTCGACGATTACACGGTCGAGTTCACGACGACGGATCCATTCCCGACGTTCCCAGGGACGATCGCACACAATATGGTCGCAATCCAGCACCCCGACCGGGACCACGAGTCCGGCACTGTCATCGGCACCGGACCGTTCCAGGTCGACGAGATCGAAAAACAGCAGGAAGTCAGGACGACGGCCTTCGAAGACTACTGGAACGACGAACCAGTCCTCGAAGAACTCACGTTCCGCGTGATCGAGGATCCCAACACGCGAACGCTCGCGCTCGAGAATCGCGAAATCGACCTCGCGCTCGCGCCGCCTCGCACGCGAGTCTCGTCGATTGAGGACGACGACTCGCTCTATCTCGAGCGCCAGAACCGCCCCGGCGCCGGGTACGTCGGCATCAACCTCTACAAGTCGCCGACCGACGACGCGGACCTCCGTCGCGCACTGAATCACGCCGTCTCCCAGGAGACCATCGTCGAGACGATCCTCGAGGGCGTCGGCGAACCCGCACGCGGCCCGATCTCGCCGGTCATCTACTGGTCGGCCCACGACGACATTGACGGCTACGAGAAAGACGACGACCGCGCCTCCGACCTCGTCTCGGATTCGAGTTACGACGGCCAGGAGCTCTCGATCCTCGTGGCGAACGACATGGTTGACGGTCGAGAGATGGCCCAGGTCGTCCAGGGAGCGATCGACGGAATCGGCGTCAACTCCGAGATTCAGGCCCTCGAACGGGCCGCGTATTCGGAGGCCGTCCGTAACGGCGAAGCCCACCTCATCCTCAAGGAGAGCGGCTCGAACAGCGGTGACGCTGATTACATCATCTACGAGGGATTCCACTCGGAGGGCGACGTCAACCAGCGCCTCTATGGGGAGGACGGGACGGGGCTGCACAACCTCGGTGGCGAAGTCGACGAACTGATCGAACAGGGATTCCAGACGGGCGACGAGGAGGAGAAAGCGTCGGCCTACAAGGAGGCCCAGCAGCACATCGCCGACCAGGCCGTGACGATTCCGCTCTATTACAGCGAGTACATCGCGGCGGCCCACGCGAACATCGACGGTGCCGAACTGGGTGCTATTCCTCAGTTCTCACGCTGGACAAACCTCGAGCACTGGGAGTAG
- a CDS encoding winged helix-turn-helix transcriptional regulator, which translates to MKNFDETDLEILRLLAEDGRRPFNEVASAVDLSAPAVSDRVSKLEEQGIIRQFTIDIDRSQLRRSLPILVTVSTRPECFDIVKQQLTTIPEVEHIYATIGSDLVFYANAPETNPREWILAQFDQTMITEYEVALLTETDRSFTLSGTEFALSCAECGNTVTSEGVVNRVGGKLKQFCCTSCENHFTKRHDRLSPQSES; encoded by the coding sequence ATGAAAAATTTCGACGAGACGGACCTCGAGATTCTCCGTCTTCTAGCGGAGGACGGACGACGGCCTTTCAACGAGGTTGCGAGCGCCGTGGACCTCTCGGCTCCCGCCGTCTCGGATCGCGTCAGCAAACTCGAAGAACAGGGGATCATTCGCCAGTTTACCATCGACATCGACCGCTCGCAGCTTCGACGGAGCCTCCCGATTCTCGTCACCGTTTCCACTCGGCCCGAGTGTTTCGACATCGTCAAACAGCAGTTAACGACGATTCCTGAAGTCGAACACATCTATGCGACGATAGGTTCAGATCTCGTCTTTTACGCGAACGCCCCGGAGACGAATCCTCGAGAGTGGATCCTCGCGCAGTTCGATCAGACGATGATCACCGAATATGAGGTCGCGCTCCTCACGGAAACCGATCGATCGTTTACGTTGAGCGGGACGGAATTCGCGCTCTCATGTGCCGAATGCGGGAATACCGTAACCAGCGAGGGTGTCGTAAACCGCGTCGGCGGCAAACTCAAACAATTCTGTTGTACGTCGTGTGAAAATCACTTTACGAAACGTCACGACCGGCTTAGCCCACAGTCCGAAAGCTAA
- a CDS encoding MFS transporter translates to MYLYFLSQGLSFTQVVILEAAYNLTTLLGEVPTGYVSDRFGRRPSLLIGSVLITATLVAIGFADSFLELLVLFVTWSMGYNFRSGSEDAWLYDSLTDLNRSDHFPHVRGRGEALALAIGAGASVIGGYIGGINLAYPFFLAAGVMAIGIVVVFTMPEPKSYRRATPDRLRFRESVNLIKKTIGIRRIRAFVLYYFVLFAAVLYVTSIFLQPVFETAVLELGASQSTVEPLLGWFYAIVSLVSAGLSYHTGRIYETVGVKGWFATVPFLVGTGLVALWFAPVLAIPVLLGARSVVETSRSLAIQHVNIHVGTTGRASVLSAMAMVSSVTVIPFQLGSGVISDVTGPILALSLAGLVLIAGSGALLALSSPLRSDDTVAKISSD, encoded by the coding sequence ATGTACCTCTACTTTCTCTCTCAAGGGCTCTCGTTTACGCAAGTCGTGATTCTCGAGGCGGCGTACAACCTGACCACCCTGTTGGGCGAGGTGCCGACCGGTTACGTGAGCGACCGGTTCGGTCGCCGACCGTCGTTACTGATCGGGTCGGTACTCATCACAGCGACTCTCGTTGCGATCGGTTTCGCGGACTCGTTTCTTGAGTTACTGGTACTGTTCGTCACCTGGTCGATGGGCTATAACTTCCGGTCCGGGAGCGAGGACGCGTGGCTGTACGACAGTCTAACTGACCTGAACCGAAGCGATCACTTTCCTCACGTTCGTGGACGGGGCGAAGCGCTCGCGCTCGCTATCGGCGCCGGTGCGTCAGTCATCGGTGGCTACATCGGCGGAATAAACCTCGCGTATCCGTTCTTTCTCGCCGCGGGGGTGATGGCTATCGGCATCGTCGTCGTGTTTACGATGCCCGAACCGAAGAGCTACCGGCGCGCTACTCCCGATCGATTACGGTTTCGGGAATCGGTGAACCTGATTAAAAAGACCATCGGCATCCGCCGGATTAGAGCGTTCGTCCTGTACTACTTTGTCCTCTTTGCAGCGGTCCTATACGTCACTTCAATATTCCTCCAGCCCGTCTTCGAAACGGCCGTCCTCGAGTTAGGCGCCTCGCAGTCGACCGTCGAGCCGCTTCTCGGCTGGTTCTACGCGATTGTGAGCCTCGTATCCGCCGGGCTGAGCTATCACACCGGTCGAATTTACGAGACTGTCGGCGTCAAAGGCTGGTTCGCCACGGTCCCGTTTCTCGTCGGTACGGGGTTAGTGGCACTCTGGTTCGCACCAGTACTCGCCATCCCGGTCCTCCTGGGCGCGCGTAGCGTCGTCGAAACATCGCGCTCGCTCGCGATCCAGCACGTCAATATCCACGTCGGAACGACCGGCCGTGCCTCCGTGTTGAGCGCGATGGCGATGGTCAGTTCGGTCACCGTGATCCCGTTCCAGCTCGGAAGCGGCGTCATCTCGGACGTGACGGGCCCGATTCTGGCCCTCTCTCTGGCCGGTCTCGTCCTCATAGCTGGCTCGGGGGCATTGCTCGCGTTGAGTTCTCCGCTTCGAAGTGACGACACGGTAGCCAAGATTTCGTCGGATTAA
- a CDS encoding potassium channel family protein — protein MRFVIIGAGRVGLRTARVLREEGHEVTLVEYDEAKVRRARGQDFEVVQGDGSREENLEEAGVHRADALGALTGDLNVNFAACMIAKHHGCRTIMRIDEDYREEIYRKYADEVDDVIYPERLGAMGAKNALLGGTIRAIADIAQHLQVVELTITDEAPVRGYTISELQLPANATLLAFGKAGHQLAIPTEDESLETGDRLVVLADFDVLSDVRQILVGESPDRAVSADGGIVDQIPDAANDGEHDGGN, from the coding sequence ATGCGGTTCGTCATCATCGGCGCCGGTCGGGTCGGCCTCCGCACTGCGCGCGTCTTACGTGAGGAGGGCCACGAGGTAACGCTGGTCGAGTACGACGAGGCGAAGGTCCGCCGGGCGCGCGGCCAGGACTTCGAGGTCGTCCAGGGCGACGGTTCCCGCGAGGAGAACCTTGAGGAAGCGGGCGTCCATCGGGCCGACGCCCTCGGCGCACTGACGGGCGACCTGAACGTCAACTTCGCGGCGTGCATGATCGCCAAACACCACGGCTGTCGGACGATCATGCGCATCGACGAGGACTACCGCGAGGAGATCTACCGCAAGTACGCCGACGAGGTCGACGACGTGATCTATCCCGAGCGACTGGGCGCGATGGGCGCGAAGAACGCCCTGCTGGGCGGGACGATTCGTGCTATCGCGGACATCGCCCAGCACCTCCAGGTCGTCGAGTTGACGATCACCGACGAGGCCCCGGTTCGAGGGTACACGATCAGCGAACTCCAGCTGCCGGCCAACGCGACCCTGCTCGCGTTCGGCAAGGCGGGTCACCAGCTCGCGATTCCGACCGAGGACGAGTCGCTCGAGACCGGTGACCGACTGGTCGTCCTGGCGGATTTCGACGTGTTGAGCGACGTCAGGCAGATTCTCGTGGGCGAGTCACCGGATCGGGCGGTGTCGGCCGACGGCGGAATCGTCGACCAGATCCCGGATGCAGCGAACGACGGCGAACACGACGGAGGCAACTAG
- a CDS encoding Lrp/AsnC family transcriptional regulator has product MVTAFIMIKANTGEADRLRDTVEAIEGVESAHIVAGDVDIIAKARVETPAAVKEISATRIQGIQGVEDTQTYIAMD; this is encoded by the coding sequence ATGGTCACTGCGTTCATCATGATCAAGGCGAATACGGGCGAGGCGGATCGACTCAGGGACACCGTCGAAGCGATCGAGGGCGTCGAATCGGCGCACATCGTCGCGGGCGACGTCGACATCATCGCGAAGGCGCGCGTCGAGACGCCCGCTGCAGTGAAGGAAATCTCCGCGACGCGGATCCAGGGCATTCAGGGTGTCGAGGACACCCAGACGTACATCGCGATGGACTGA
- a CDS encoding dihydrolipoyl dehydrogenase yields the protein MQEFDFLVVGSGSGLDVANAAVNQGQSVAVVEKGRLGGTCLNRGCIPSKMLLYHADVLETIESAGEFGIDASVDDVDFAGIVREVNQDVKADAESIRRGLRSSSDHALFEAEGRFVDDRTLEVSGGDDDGVQLRADTILIAAGTRPTIPPIDGIQDVEYLTSTEALRLESPPEHLVIVGGGYIAAELGHFFGTFGSDVTIVGRRPMLLPEADDEVAEAFTDRFADRFTVYTGHEATAVSASDGQVTAEAKPYEYGDGLLEDAQPVTATGDALLVAAGRCPNTDALNLEATGVETDARGFVETDEYLRTDAEGVWALGDIVGEYLLKHSANHEAQAVARNLFGDHPQPVDYDAMPFAVFTSPEVAGVGAREADLRDDGREYATNTYRYEDTARGAAMKAEGFVKVVIDLEGTILGCHIVGSDASTLIQEVVVAMKSGTGTVQDVRSAVHVHPALPEVVQRAFTGQFTRGDNHDHDGHSGHHHGDDHQHDADHHHDHGDDQQHDPDHQH from the coding sequence ATGCAGGAGTTCGACTTTCTCGTCGTCGGATCGGGTTCGGGCCTCGACGTGGCGAACGCGGCCGTCAACCAGGGACAGTCCGTCGCCGTGGTCGAAAAGGGGCGTCTCGGCGGGACGTGTCTCAATCGTGGCTGCATCCCCTCGAAGATGCTGCTCTATCACGCCGACGTCCTCGAGACGATCGAGTCCGCCGGCGAGTTCGGGATCGATGCGAGCGTCGACGACGTCGACTTCGCTGGTATCGTTCGTGAGGTCAACCAAGACGTGAAAGCGGACGCCGAATCGATCCGCCGCGGCCTGCGCTCTTCGTCCGATCACGCGCTGTTCGAGGCCGAGGGACGGTTCGTCGACGACCGAACGCTCGAGGTCTCCGGCGGCGACGACGACGGCGTACAGCTCCGGGCCGACACGATCCTCATCGCGGCCGGGACTCGCCCGACGATCCCGCCGATCGATGGCATTCAGGACGTCGAGTACCTGACCAGTACCGAGGCACTCCGCCTCGAGAGCCCACCGGAACACCTGGTGATCGTAGGAGGTGGATACATCGCAGCCGAACTGGGGCACTTCTTCGGCACGTTCGGCAGCGACGTGACGATCGTCGGGAGGCGGCCGATGCTCCTCCCCGAGGCCGACGACGAGGTCGCCGAGGCGTTCACCGACCGATTCGCCGACCGGTTCACCGTCTACACCGGCCACGAGGCGACCGCCGTCTCGGCTTCCGACGGCCAGGTCACCGCCGAGGCGAAGCCCTACGAGTACGGCGACGGACTCCTCGAGGACGCGCAGCCGGTGACCGCCACCGGCGATGCCCTGTTGGTCGCCGCCGGTCGCTGCCCGAACACGGACGCCCTGAACCTCGAGGCGACGGGCGTCGAGACGGACGCTCGAGGCTTCGTCGAGACCGACGAGTACCTGCGGACGGACGCCGAGGGCGTGTGGGCGCTGGGCGACATCGTCGGCGAGTACCTGCTGAAACACAGTGCGAACCACGAAGCCCAGGCGGTCGCCCGCAACCTCTTCGGGGACCACCCACAGCCGGTCGATTACGACGCGATGCCGTTCGCCGTCTTCACCTCGCCCGAAGTCGCCGGTGTCGGCGCTCGCGAGGCCGACCTCCGAGACGACGGCCGGGAGTACGCGACGAACACGTACCGCTACGAGGACACCGCCCGCGGCGCGGCGATGAAAGCCGAGGGGTTCGTGAAGGTGGTCATCGACCTCGAGGGAACGATCCTGGGGTGTCACATCGTGGGGTCGGACGCCTCGACGCTGATCCAGGAGGTCGTCGTCGCTATGAAGTCCGGCACGGGGACGGTCCAGGACGTTCGGAGTGCGGTCCACGTTCACCCGGCGCTCCCCGAAGTCGTCCAGCGCGCGTTTACCGGGCAGTTCACCCGGGGTGACAATCACGATCACGACGGCCATTCCGGCCATCATCACGGTGACGATCACCAGCACGACGCCGACCACCATCACGATCACGGCGACGACCAGCAGCACGACCCCGACCACCAGCACTGA
- the pdhA gene encoding pyruvate dehydrogenase (acetyl-transferring) E1 component subunit alpha — protein MHRIIGEYDLEETPFGETEALACYRDLVRTRRFDERALALQRRGWMSGYPPYKGQEASQVGAAHALDEDDWVVPTYRSNALQIAHGVPMSDIFLFRRGHPEYASNHDLNVFPQSVPIATQIPHAAGLGMAANYRASDEAILCYFGDGATSEGDFHEGLNFAGVFDAPTVFFCENNDWAISLPREKQTASATIAQKAEAYGFAGVQVDGNDPLAVLGVTKRALERAHDGEPMLVESLTYRQGAHTTSDDPSRYRDDREDLPEWRTADPLERYETYLREQGVLDDDLVESVREDVEAEVEAAVETAEDAPALDPSDVFDPVYDEPTPRLEEQRAWLEGFLTDHDVQELEH, from the coding sequence ATGCACCGAATCATCGGGGAGTACGACCTCGAGGAGACGCCGTTTGGCGAGACGGAGGCGCTCGCGTGTTACCGGGACCTGGTCCGGACGCGGCGCTTCGACGAGCGAGCGCTGGCCCTCCAGCGCCGGGGCTGGATGAGCGGCTACCCGCCCTACAAGGGACAAGAGGCCTCGCAGGTAGGGGCCGCACACGCCCTGGACGAGGACGACTGGGTCGTCCCCACCTACCGCTCGAACGCCCTCCAGATCGCCCACGGCGTCCCGATGAGCGACATTTTCCTCTTTCGACGGGGCCACCCCGAGTACGCCTCGAACCACGACCTCAACGTGTTCCCGCAGTCGGTCCCCATCGCAACACAGATCCCCCACGCGGCAGGACTGGGAATGGCCGCGAACTACCGCGCGTCCGACGAGGCCATCCTCTGTTACTTCGGCGACGGCGCCACGAGCGAGGGCGACTTCCACGAGGGGCTCAACTTCGCGGGCGTCTTCGACGCGCCCACCGTCTTCTTCTGTGAGAACAACGACTGGGCGATTTCGCTCCCCCGGGAGAAACAGACCGCGAGCGCCACCATCGCCCAGAAGGCCGAGGCCTACGGATTCGCCGGCGTCCAGGTCGACGGGAACGACCCGCTGGCCGTTCTGGGCGTCACGAAGCGCGCCCTCGAGCGCGCCCACGACGGCGAACCGATGCTCGTCGAGAGCCTGACCTACCGCCAGGGCGCCCACACGACCAGCGACGACCCCTCGCGCTACCGCGACGACCGCGAGGACCTCCCCGAGTGGCGCACCGCGGACCCGCTCGAGCGATACGAGACGTATCTCCGCGAGCAAGGTGTCCTCGACGACGATCTCGTCGAGTCGGTCCGCGAGGACGTCGAGGCCGAAGTCGAGGCGGCCGTCGAGACGGCCGAGGATGCGCCGGCCCTCGACCCGTCGGACGTGTTCGACCCCGTCTACGACGAGCCGACCCCTCGGCTCGAGGAGCAACGCGCCTGGCTCGAGGGCTTTCTCACCGACCACGACGTGCAGGAACTCGAGCACTGA
- the tmk gene encoding dTMP kinase: MLVTLEGLDGTGKTTVWEALHDVYPDATFTREPTSGETGSWYGKAVYRSIEDDDADSLAELFLYTADHADHLSRVIEPALKRGDLVISDRYSDSRYAYQGATLEGRITRPMEYIVGIHRAFTTDPDLTIYLDLDPETAAARAGATNKFEHAAYLSQVRANYERLLENEPDRFVRVDASQPPEDVLEAVESVLADRLEADTDADPGANAR; the protein is encoded by the coding sequence ATGTTGGTCACGCTCGAGGGACTGGACGGCACCGGCAAGACGACGGTCTGGGAGGCGCTCCACGACGTCTATCCCGACGCGACGTTCACCCGAGAACCGACGTCGGGCGAGACCGGATCGTGGTACGGCAAGGCCGTCTACCGCTCGATCGAGGACGACGATGCCGACTCCCTCGCCGAACTCTTCCTGTACACCGCCGATCACGCCGATCACCTCTCGCGCGTGATCGAACCTGCCCTCAAGCGCGGCGACCTCGTGATCTCCGACCGGTACTCTGACTCGCGCTACGCCTACCAGGGCGCGACCCTCGAGGGGCGGATCACCCGTCCGATGGAGTACATCGTGGGCATCCACCGGGCGTTCACGACCGATCCTGACCTGACGATCTACCTGGATCTCGACCCCGAGACGGCCGCCGCTCGAGCGGGCGCGACGAACAAGTTCGAACACGCCGCCTACCTCTCGCAGGTACGGGCGAACTACGAACGCCTGCTCGAGAACGAACCGGATCGATTCGTCCGGGTCGACGCCAGCCAGCCCCCGGAGGACGTCCTCGAGGCCGTCGAATCGGTGCTGGCGGATCGCCTCGAAGCGGACACGGATGCGGACCCGGGCGCAAACGCGCGCTGA